The segment AGATTTGCTGATACTAGTTATTgcatttctgaaaaaattgtcCATATTCCGAGAGAACAAAGATCTTATGGTAGAATTCTATGAATAACAATTTTGGTATTATTTAATCCATCCGTGTTTAATAAGTCCATACATAATCTATTATTGTTTCAGGCCGAAGGAAATATTATCGAAAAAATACCGAGACttctgcaaaataataatgctGATTTGGTACTGAGcactttaaaattattgtttaatctGTCCTTTGACACAAAACTTAGGGCGAGGATGATAAGAGTTGGTTTGTTACCAAAGTTAATTAAACTTCTTGGCCAAAGcgacattaaaaataaaacaataattttggGAACATTATATCATACTAGTATGGATGATAAAGTGAAAGCTATGTTTACAAATACTGAATGCATACAAATGGTGAGCATTGTAAAGTTTTCGTATACGTGTCAATTTCGCTTGTATTAATTATAAACGTTTTTAAGGTAacaaacatgattttgaactCTGAGGATGACGAACCGAAATTAGAATTGGTAGCTCTTGGTATAAATTTAGCAATTAATAGTAAAAATGCCCAACTCAAGGTAGAAAATAATCGTTTGCAAGGTCTTATAAAAAAAGCATTCAGAAATCAAGATCCCCTTATCATGAAAATGATACGAAATATTTCTCAACACGAGTCTACTAAGGAGAGTTTCGTTGTaagtcattttattctataagacgtatcattctgtaagtagaaATGTTCAAAGATAATTCCTGATAATTAACGATAAAAACTATTAGGAATTCGTGGGTGATTTTGCTATGGCATTAAATCAATCGGACTCTCAAGATTTTGTGCTAGAAGTTATCGGTGTGTTGGGCAATTTAGAATTGCCTGACTTGGATTATtcgcaaatactgcatcgatgTGATTTGATACCATGGATACGTAACAATCTGGTTCCAGGttgaatattttcttatatACTAATTCTTTTTACTATGGTatcttcttcaatttcattattGTCGTTTTTAAACAGGTAAAGCACCTGACGATTTGGTACTTGAGATTGTTATATTTTTGGGTACAGCGGCTTATGACGAAGATTGCGCGCGTTTATTATGTAAAGCCGACATACTACTTTCCCTTATCGAACTTCTTAAAGGTATGTGTAACATTGAAAACATCAAgtaaacaataattattaagaaaaattCTCCTTACAGCTAAGCAAGAAGACGACGAAATGGTTTTGCAAATAATATATGTTTTTTATCAAATATCTAAACATGATTCGACAAGAGACTATTTAATACGCGAGACTGGTAATGGTAATAATCAATTTCTTTGCTTTTTCCCGTTCAGcatactaaaatgtacattgttAGCGTGGTTTAACGATAGGAAATATTTTACATTCGATATACTGGAATATAAATGTTATTTGCAGAAGCACCCGGTTATTTAATAGATCTGATGCACGATAAAAATCCAGCAATTAGGAAAGTATGTGACGCGTGTTTGGATGTTATTGCTGTaagtatattgtatatgtatataacttTTCGTCCATAAGAAGCTTTCTACGGAGGTAATCGATTTCAACTAATTTGTTAAATATTAGATGTGCGACAAAAATTGGGCAGCTCGTATAAAAGTGGAAAAATTCAGATCGCATAATCAGCAATGGTTGGAAATGGTCGAATCTATAACAAGCGACACTACTAATCACTTACTACCAGAAGAAGACGACAGTCTTTCACCGTTTACGAATGGTGATTTCTTAAACAATACAATGTTATTTCCCTCTGGTAAGTAAGTTTTAATGTACATATATTTGTTACCAGTCTTTTATACCGATACTATTGAAAATCCTTAAATCCATAATAGGTAATGTAGCATCGTTTACTGCGGATGACAGATTTTCAATTATGAAAAATTCTTCGGAGTCGTCGGAAAATCAAAGTCGTCCTGTCAGCAGGtaagttttttaaatgttttcttttttaaacatatgtaaatatgtatacatgtgataataaaaattgatttatttgacCTATTTCTATATTAGGTACAAAGATTTTGATGAATTGGGCGAACTCATGGCTCGCTCTAAATCTCGTATGTCCGTTGGTTCCGGGATCGAAGATCTCTACTATAATTCCAAAGTAAAATTTGCTGAATCAGACAGTTCTCATGTGTTAATATGAAAGATAAACCATACTATAGTGGATTGTCTCCTAGTGGTAATAAGAACTTCAATTCTTATTTAAAATCCTATTATCTTTCCATATAAATGTGCATAATGATGCATGCAAGTTGCTTCATTTGTCTGAGTCTAAATCTTAATTTTAGTTTTCAATCGATAACACCGATAAAGAATAGTAGCAATATTTATTTGAATCACTCTATATTGAATTGTTTACGAGAAATCTTAACTCtcgtccgtccctcatttcacgaactgaatctgtcacTCGgtatcaaattgacacagtggtaaagATCAATGAAATAATAAGGTAAACTGTTATCTTCCGATGTTTTTTCcgatgtagactgcggatctttatgcatttacagcaaaattgtgtagatgaaattcaaaattgttaaaaaattttaaaaattgaggatgtcaatatatgatttctcctctattaaaatcagtaagagtagaaataacattcaatttagtttctatttcttgcaatcgatgcagacaatttttattttgcctaaagatccgcagtctattgatgagttaacatttatgTCTTAGGTTTCTCGGTTATGTGTGtttcacattaaaaaaataaaagtcacgaagtagAACTTAATCTGAAAAAACTGTgtaaaattgacacgagggacggatgagagtTAAGAAGCTTTGATAAATAATAAGCGACAAAATATTTTGCCCTCATAGTAGTATTAAGTTGGCAAAGCTAGGCACATGCAGCAACCTTTATGTGGAtcacttc is part of the Lasioglossum baleicum chromosome 6, iyLasBale1, whole genome shotgun sequence genome and harbors:
- the Kap3 gene encoding kinesin associated protein 3 isoform X1 produces the protein MDEAKFLKRKVRSGSLDVHPTEKALVVNYDVEALILGELGDPMLGDRKECQKIIRLKSLNADTNVSLLAKEVIEKCSLIHESKLKEVEQLIYYLQNRRTNDISASNDNNSQPSRPASSNSISTDNGEIERAIISNVDSYIELLYEEIPGKIKGSSLILQLARVPDNLHELTKNESLLSALARVLREDWRRSIELSTNIVYIFFCFSTYSQFHNIVLEYRIGSLCMDIIDFELRRYDQWREDMEKRRRHFENTTGLTFFSSVNDNCDKKTKVIDDIWSTDGPLDYEIKKRSSEISVTENDIKKLKEELEKNRKKFKSLIKKQEQLLRVAFYLLLNIAENMEVERKMRKKNVIGMLIKTLDRTNTDLLILVIAFLKKLSIFRENKDLMAEGNIIEKIPRLLQNNNADLVLSTLKLLFNLSFDTKLRARMIRVGLLPKLIKLLGQSDIKNKTIILGTLYHTSMDDKVKAMFTNTECIQMVTNMILNSEDDEPKLELVALGINLAINSKNAQLKVENNRLQGLIKKAFRNQDPLIMKMIRNISQHESTKESFVEFVGDFAMALNQSDSQDFVLEVIGVLGNLELPDLDYSQILHRCDLIPWIRNNLVPGKAPDDLVLEIVIFLGTAAYDEDCARLLCKADILLSLIELLKAKQEDDEMVLQIIYVFYQISKHDSTRDYLIRETGNEAPGYLIDLMHDKNPAIRKVCDACLDVIAMCDKNWAARIKVEKFRSHNQQWLEMVESITSDTTNHLLPEEDDSLSPFTNGDFLNNTMLFPSGNVASFTADDRFSIMKNSSESSENQSRPVSRYKDFDELGELMARSKSRMSVGSGIEDLYYNSKVKFAESDSSHVLI
- the Kap3 gene encoding kinesin associated protein 3 isoform X2 — encoded protein: MDEAKFLKRKVRSGSLDVHPTEKALVVNYDVEALILGELGDPMLGDRKECQKIIRLKSLNADTNVSLLAKEVIEKCSLIHESKLKEVEQLIYYLQNRRTNDISASNDNNSQPSRPASSNSISTDNGEIERAIISNVDSYIELLYEEIPGKIKGSSLILQLARVPDNLHELTKNESLLSALARVLREDWRRSIELSTNIVYIFFCFSTYSQFHNIVLEYRIGSLCMDIIDFELRRYDQWREDMEKRRRHFENTTGLTFFSSVNDNCDKKTKVIDDIWSTDGPLDYEIKKRSSEISVTENDIKKLKEELEKNRKKFKSLIKKQEQLLRVAFYLLLNIAENMEVERKMRKKNVIGMLIKTLDRTNTDLLILVIAFLKKLSIFRENKDLMAEGNIIEKIPRLLQNNNADLVLSTLKLLFNLSFDTKLRARMIRVGLLPKLIKLLGQSDIKNKTIILGTLYHTSMDDKVKAMFTNTECIQMVTNMILNSEDDEPKLELVALGINLAINSKNAQLKVENNRLQGLIKKAFRNQDPLIMKMIRNISQHESTKESFVEFVGDFAMALNQSDSQDFVLEVIGVLGNLELPDLDYSQILHRCDLIPWIRNNLVPGKAPDDLVLEIVIFLGTAAYDEDCARLLCKADILLSLIELLKAKQEDDEMVLQIIYVFYQISKHDSTRDYLIRETEAPGYLIDLMHDKNPAIRKVCDACLDVIAMCDKNWAARIKVEKFRSHNQQWLEMVESITSDTTNHLLPEEDDSLSPFTNGDFLNNTMLFPSGNVASFTADDRFSIMKNSSESSENQSRPVSRYKDFDELGELMARSKSRMSVGSGIEDLYYNSKVKFAESDSSHVLI